Proteins from one Flavobacterium branchiarum genomic window:
- a CDS encoding type III pantothenate kinase, whose amino-acid sequence MVLTIDVGNTRIKGAVFENNSVLEFFVFDKNELEIKIKKILKNFDEITDLVVASVGNVEKELFLSFNNDVNVCFLTNEDRFPFNNRYATPKTLGIDRMVLASGATLQYPNQNRLIIDAGTCITYDFVDENDNYLGGAISPGLRLRYEALHNYTAKLPLLTFEEPQDYIGNSTPESMHSGVVNGFVYEIDGFIDQYKADYLNFIIILTGGDALFLAKRLKNTIFANSNFLLESLNQTFQYKINND is encoded by the coding sequence ATGGTTTTAACAATCGATGTTGGAAATACTCGTATTAAAGGTGCTGTTTTTGAGAATAATAGTGTTTTAGAGTTTTTTGTTTTTGATAAGAATGAACTCGAAATTAAGATAAAAAAAATTTTAAAAAACTTTGATGAAATAACAGATTTGGTTGTTGCATCAGTCGGAAATGTAGAAAAAGAGTTGTTTTTGAGTTTTAATAACGATGTAAATGTTTGCTTTTTGACCAACGAAGATCGGTTTCCGTTTAATAATAGATATGCTACTCCAAAAACGTTAGGCATTGATCGGATGGTACTTGCTAGTGGAGCCACCTTGCAATATCCGAATCAAAATAGATTGATTATTGACGCTGGAACTTGTATTACATATGATTTTGTCGACGAAAATGATAATTATTTAGGCGGGGCCATATCGCCAGGATTACGTTTAAGATATGAAGCACTACATAATTATACAGCAAAACTACCGTTGTTAACTTTTGAAGAGCCTCAAGATTATATTGGTAATTCGACTCCAGAATCAATGCATTCAGGGGTTGTCAACGGATTCGTTTATGAAATAGATGGGTTTATCGATCAATACAAAGCAGACTACTTAAATTTTATCATAATTTTAACGGGTGGTGATGCACTTTTTTTGGCTAAACGATTAAAAAATACCATATTTGCCAATTCAAATTTCTTATTAGAAAGTTTGAACCAAACATTTCAATATAAAATCAACAATGATTAA
- the lptC gene encoding LPS export ABC transporter periplasmic protein LptC, which produces MNLPRKYSVITGIVIFVAMFFLGCESNFKEVQRSNLTEFVPASDVDNANIKYTDSGLITGILISPKMLDYSNVSFPFTDFPKGIDVTLYDKKRKRTFVLANYAISYKQTSIIDLQGNVRITTEDGQKLETEQLYFDQKNEWFYTERKFKLTDAKGVSYGQGLDFSKDFKIINSQRITGEIETKD; this is translated from the coding sequence ATGAATTTACCGAGAAAATATAGTGTGATTACTGGGATCGTGATTTTTGTTGCGATGTTCTTTCTAGGATGTGAGAGCAACTTTAAGGAGGTGCAAAGAAGTAATCTTACAGAGTTCGTTCCTGCTAGTGATGTTGATAATGCTAATATAAAGTATACGGATTCTGGTCTTATTACTGGAATTTTGATAAGTCCAAAGATGTTGGATTATTCTAATGTTAGTTTTCCTTTTACCGATTTCCCAAAAGGCATAGATGTAACCTTGTATGATAAAAAGCGTAAGCGTACTTTCGTATTAGCTAATTACGCTATATCTTATAAGCAAACTTCTATTATTGACTTGCAAGGAAATGTGAGAATTACTACAGAAGATGGGCAGAAGTTGGAGACAGAACAATTGTATTTTGATCAGAAAAACGAATGGTTTTATACCGAAAGAAAGTTTAAGTTGACAGATGCAAAAGGGGTTTCTTATGGACAGGGACTTGACTTTAGTAAAGATTTTAAAATAATAAACTCTCAGCGAATAACAGGAGAGATAGAAACAAAAGATTAA
- a CDS encoding hemolysin family protein, whose translation MEISIIILCLILSAFFSGMEIAFISSNKIYLEIEKKQENFLSKILTKLTEKPSKFIAAMLIGNNIAIVVYSFFMGDLLLDALVKSGYHFSDVASLLIQTLISTFFILITAEFFPKVFFQIYANSLIKFFAIPAYFFYWLFYYISTFFIWISDFILRKFFKTEGDQVQFFFSKAELGDYISEQMSTVEDDEEVDSEIQIFQNALEFSGVKARDIMTPRTEIDAVELFDSVEELRALFVETGYSKILVYQNSLDDILGYVHSFDLFKKPDTIKSVLIPVEFVPETVYIKDVLNLLTKKRKSVVVVLDEYGGTSGMITVEDIVEELFGEIEDEHDSDEELVEKVLGEGKYIFSTRFDVEYLNETYKLDIPESDSYGTLGGFIVDHTKEIPQVGEEIAIGNYHFVIEEATNKKIELVKLSIKE comes from the coding sequence ATGGAGATTAGTATTATAATACTATGTTTAATACTATCGGCCTTTTTTTCGGGTATGGAAATTGCGTTCATATCTTCGAATAAGATTTATCTAGAGATCGAGAAGAAACAAGAAAACTTCTTGTCTAAAATCCTTACTAAGCTTACCGAAAAACCCTCAAAATTTATTGCAGCTATGCTTATTGGAAACAATATAGCTATAGTTGTTTATAGTTTTTTTATGGGAGATTTACTCTTAGATGCCCTTGTTAAATCTGGATATCATTTTTCGGATGTGGCTAGTTTGTTAATCCAAACCTTGATTTCTACTTTCTTTATTTTAATAACTGCAGAGTTTTTTCCGAAGGTGTTTTTTCAGATTTATGCAAATTCTTTAATTAAGTTTTTTGCAATTCCAGCGTATTTTTTCTATTGGCTGTTTTATTATATTTCTACTTTTTTTATCTGGATTTCTGATTTTATTTTACGAAAGTTTTTTAAGACAGAAGGAGATCAAGTGCAGTTTTTCTTTAGTAAGGCAGAGCTTGGAGATTATATTTCTGAGCAAATGAGTACTGTAGAAGACGATGAAGAAGTTGATTCGGAGATACAAATATTTCAGAACGCTTTAGAGTTTTCAGGGGTAAAAGCAAGGGATATAATGACGCCTAGAACTGAAATCGATGCTGTGGAGCTTTTTGATTCTGTAGAGGAGCTTAGGGCTTTGTTTGTAGAAACAGGTTACTCTAAGATTCTAGTTTATCAAAACTCATTAGATGATATTTTAGGATATGTTCATTCGTTTGATTTGTTTAAAAAACCAGATACGATAAAATCGGTATTGATTCCTGTAGAGTTTGTTCCAGAAACAGTTTATATAAAAGATGTTTTGAACTTGCTTACCAAAAAACGAAAAAGTGTCGTGGTCGTTTTAGACGAATACGGAGGGACTTCTGGAATGATAACTGTTGAGGATATTGTCGAAGAATTGTTTGGTGAGATAGAAGATGAGCATGATTCGGATGAAGAATTAGTAGAAAAAGTGTTGGGAGAAGGAAAATATATTTTTTCAACTCGATTTGATGTTGAGTATTTAAATGAGACTTACAAATTAGATATACCAGAAAGTGACTCATATGGAACTTTAGGCGGTTTTATTGTAGATCACACCAAAGAAATCCCTCAAGTAGGAGAAGAAATTGCTATTGGAAACTATCATTTTGTGATAGAAGAAGCGACAAATAAGAAAATAGAATTAGTAAAATTGAGTATAAAAGAGTGA
- a CDS encoding peptidylprolyl isomerase: MAVLAKIRQRSALLIGAIALALFAFIIQDLFSSGNFGESSKDVGSINGKDISFEDFRIKVSNVEKGGQGITSTEAANRVWDQEVSIALLSSEFDKLGLRVGEKHLLEVLKADQNIGRNPMFLNAAGVFDVAKFKEYFKANPEQAQYLKDRENDADLNAKYQIYNTLIKAGLYTTVAEGKLEYEMEANKVNFAFVGGLYSSIKDSDVKVTDSEIVDFMKKDEKKFKADETREVQYVLIEDKASKEDEAEIKAKVAALLSGSVVYNQKTGKNDTLPGFRSAKNVADFVNSNSDVPYDSTYVAKKDLPAVDADKLFSLAPGEIYGPYIFGDYYCISKSLGSKSGVNAKASHILISYEGTQVPNQKERRTKEQAKAKAEEILAQVNANPDSFLMLAFTASDDSSAQQGGDLGYFGQNQMVKPFNDFVFNNPIGKVGLVETPFGFHIIKITDKQDGIRLATIAQKIEASEATSDRVFTQATKFEMEAADKDFNKLAAEMKLTVSPAVTVKAMDENFGPLGKQRTIVRWAFEKGTNKGDVKRFEVANVGHVIAQLKSINKTGLVSVDVARPYVEPILKNKKKAEMLKAKMNGTTIEAIAKSAGVAVQQATDVTMVNPTLPGGVGQEPKVVGNAFALATGKLSAPIEGNTGVYVVKNISTVKAPALKNHAPYVERVKAQSAQDVNRILPTLKDNAKIVDNRAHFSY; this comes from the coding sequence ATGGCAGTTTTAGCAAAAATTAGACAACGTTCCGCTTTATTGATAGGCGCTATTGCACTTGCATTATTTGCATTTATCATTCAAGATCTTTTCAGTAGTGGAAATTTTGGTGAGAGTTCAAAAGACGTAGGAAGCATCAATGGGAAAGATATTTCATTTGAAGATTTTAGAATCAAAGTTAGCAATGTTGAAAAAGGTGGACAAGGAATAACTTCCACTGAAGCTGCAAACAGAGTATGGGACCAAGAGGTTTCTATTGCTTTGTTATCATCAGAGTTTGATAAATTAGGATTAAGAGTTGGTGAAAAACATTTACTTGAAGTTTTAAAAGCTGATCAAAATATCGGAAGAAACCCAATGTTCTTAAATGCAGCTGGTGTTTTTGACGTAGCAAAATTTAAAGAATATTTTAAAGCAAATCCTGAGCAAGCTCAATATCTAAAAGATAGAGAGAATGACGCAGATTTGAATGCAAAATATCAAATTTACAATACCTTGATTAAAGCAGGTCTTTATACAACTGTTGCTGAAGGTAAATTGGAATATGAAATGGAAGCTAACAAAGTAAACTTTGCTTTTGTAGGTGGTTTATATTCTTCTATCAAGGATAGTGATGTAAAAGTAACTGATTCTGAAATCGTTGATTTCATGAAAAAAGACGAAAAGAAATTTAAAGCTGATGAAACTCGCGAGGTTCAATACGTTTTAATTGAAGATAAAGCTTCGAAAGAAGATGAGGCTGAAATTAAAGCTAAAGTAGCTGCTCTATTATCAGGAAGTGTTGTTTACAACCAAAAAACGGGTAAAAACGATACTTTGCCAGGATTCAGATCTGCTAAGAATGTTGCTGATTTTGTAAATTCAAATTCAGATGTACCTTACGATTCAACTTATGTAGCTAAGAAAGATTTGCCAGCTGTTGATGCTGATAAATTATTTAGCCTAGCTCCAGGTGAAATTTACGGACCATATATTTTTGGAGACTACTACTGTATTTCTAAATCTTTAGGATCAAAATCAGGAGTAAATGCAAAAGCAAGTCATATCTTAATTAGCTATGAAGGAACACAAGTTCCAAACCAAAAAGAAAGAAGAACTAAAGAACAAGCTAAAGCTAAAGCAGAAGAAATTTTGGCTCAAGTAAATGCTAATCCAGATAGTTTCTTAATGTTAGCTTTTACAGCTTCAGATGATTCATCTGCACAACAAGGTGGAGATTTAGGATACTTTGGACAAAACCAAATGGTAAAACCATTTAATGATTTTGTTTTCAATAATCCAATTGGAAAAGTAGGATTGGTAGAAACTCCATTCGGTTTTCATATTATCAAAATTACAGACAAACAAGACGGTATTCGTTTAGCTACAATAGCTCAAAAAATAGAAGCTTCAGAAGCAACTTCTGATAGAGTATTTACTCAAGCTACTAAGTTTGAAATGGAAGCAGCTGATAAAGATTTTAATAAACTTGCTGCTGAAATGAAATTAACAGTTTCTCCTGCAGTAACAGTTAAAGCAATGGATGAAAACTTTGGTCCATTAGGAAAACAAAGAACTATCGTAAGATGGGCTTTTGAAAAAGGTACAAACAAAGGAGATGTTAAACGTTTTGAGGTAGCTAATGTTGGTCACGTAATTGCACAACTTAAGAGCATTAACAAAACAGGATTAGTATCTGTAGATGTTGCAAGACCTTATGTTGAGCCAATTCTTAAAAACAAGAAAAAAGCTGAAATGCTTAAAGCTAAAATGAATGGTACAACTATCGAGGCAATTGCTAAAAGCGCTGGTGTAGCTGTACAACAAGCAACAGATGTTACTATGGTTAACCCAACTTTACCAGGTGGTGTTGGACAAGAGCCTAAAGTTGTTGGAAATGCATTTGCTTTAGCAACTGGAAAACTTTCTGCACCAATTGAAGGAAACACTGGAGTTTATGTTGTTAAAAACATAAGTACTGTAAAAGCACCAGCTTTGAAAAACCATGCTCCTTATGTTGAGAGAGTAAAAGCTCAAAGTGCACAGGATGTAAACAGAATACTTCCTACATTAAAAGACAATGCTA